A portion of the Microlunatus phosphovorus NM-1 genome contains these proteins:
- a CDS encoding DUF2252 domain-containing protein — MPRTGHTVLAEADSAAFGSLRRWPSSRKERYALGKSLRKKVPRSSLGHWEVRSDRPDPVALIQQSHQGRLDWLIPIRVARMVGSPYGFLRGSAVVMAEDVAKLPATGITPVICGDAHLGNFGFYASPEGELVIDLNDFDEAHPGSWEWDLRRLVASIWVAGRENGSSERQCADSVASCVRAYRDEVRYLADQPLLMRSYNRLDVERLRETATEKSLRAEIARSARRARQRTSDRALPRFTREHAGLRQIVEEPPLITHIMRSEEEAIGIALDDYLGTLATHWQRVVGGYTIVDIAHKVVGVGSVGLRAYVVLLQGSSPDDMVFLQLKQARRSVLAPYVHGESAWHAHQGQRVVEYQQALQTVSDPLLGWTTVGEHQYYVRQFRNMKGTIALDAIDAAALTDYAGIVGHLLAKGHARTSGASMIAGYFGKGDDIERAMCRFAAAYADQTEADHAAFVAAVKAGRLPIEPGALDSRGSAFRP, encoded by the coding sequence ATGCCGCGGACCGGGCACACGGTGCTCGCCGAAGCTGACAGCGCGGCCTTCGGCTCCTTGCGCCGGTGGCCGAGCTCCCGCAAGGAGCGATATGCCCTTGGCAAGTCGCTGCGCAAGAAGGTTCCCCGATCCTCGCTCGGGCACTGGGAGGTGCGCAGCGACCGGCCCGATCCGGTAGCCCTGATCCAGCAGTCCCATCAGGGTCGGCTCGATTGGCTGATCCCGATCCGGGTGGCGCGGATGGTCGGCTCGCCGTACGGGTTCCTGCGCGGCAGCGCGGTGGTGATGGCCGAGGACGTGGCCAAGTTGCCGGCCACCGGCATCACACCGGTGATCTGCGGCGACGCTCACCTGGGCAACTTCGGTTTCTACGCCTCGCCCGAGGGCGAGTTGGTGATCGACCTCAACGACTTCGACGAGGCTCACCCGGGCAGCTGGGAGTGGGACCTGCGGCGCCTGGTCGCGAGCATCTGGGTGGCGGGCCGGGAAAACGGCAGCAGTGAGCGCCAATGCGCCGACTCGGTCGCCTCCTGTGTGCGGGCGTACCGGGACGAGGTTCGCTATCTCGCCGACCAGCCGCTGCTGATGCGCTCCTACAACCGGCTGGACGTGGAGCGGCTGCGGGAGACCGCGACCGAGAAGTCATTGCGTGCCGAGATAGCTCGATCCGCGAGACGCGCCCGGCAGCGGACCTCTGACCGGGCGCTGCCACGATTCACCCGCGAGCACGCCGGGCTGCGGCAGATCGTCGAGGAGCCGCCGTTGATCACCCACATCATGCGCTCGGAGGAAGAGGCGATCGGGATCGCCTTGGACGACTATCTGGGCACCCTCGCCACCCACTGGCAGCGGGTGGTCGGCGGCTACACGATCGTCGACATCGCCCACAAGGTGGTCGGCGTCGGGAGCGTCGGCCTACGCGCGTACGTGGTGCTGTTGCAGGGCAGCAGTCCCGACGACATGGTGTTCCTGCAACTGAAACAGGCTCGCCGGTCGGTGCTGGCGCCGTATGTGCACGGCGAGTCCGCCTGGCACGCCCACCAGGGCCAGCGCGTGGTGGAGTATCAGCAGGCGCTGCAGACCGTCAGCGACCCGCTGCTCGGTTGGACCACGGTGGGGGAGCATCAGTACTACGTCCGCCAGTTCCGCAACATGAAGGGCACCATCGCACTCGATGCCATCGACGCGGCCGCGCTCACCGACTATGCCGGCATAGTCGGTCATCTGCTCGCCAAGGGCCACGCCCGGACCAGCGGTGCGTCGATGATCGCCGGCTACTTCGGCAAGGGAGACGACATCGAACGGGCGATGTGCCGGTTTGCTGCCGCGTACGCCGACCAGACCGAGGCCGACCATGCCGCGTTCGTAGCCGCCGTCAAAGCGGGTCGGCTGCCGATCGAGCCGGGCGCGCTGGACAGCCGCGGATCGGCATTTCGTCCCTGA